The Acidimicrobiia bacterium genomic sequence GCGGTGACCGTGAGCCGCAGGCGCGCCTCGCGCAGGTCGTTCGCGGTGAGCACCGCGTCGGCCGCGGCGCGCAGGTCGCCCGTCGACGGCAGCGAGATGCCGAGTCCGGCGGCCGAGTGCGCGAGCCGTTCGAGGTGACGGCGCCAGGCAAACGGCACGCCGCCGTACACGCGCAGCGTCTCGAAGACGCCGTCGCCGACGACGAGACCGCGGTCGAGCGGCGAGAGCCGCGCCGCGCCGGCCTCGACGAGCTCGCCGTCGACCCAGACGATCACGCGATCACGAATCGCTCAGGGTCGCGCCGACGTCGGTGCGACCGACGCGCCGTCGGGACCCGCGGCTGCGAGCAGTCGCGCCGCCTTCAGCTCGGTCTCCGCCCACTCGCTCCGGGCATCGGAGTCGGCCACGATCCCGCCGCCGACGCCGAGGTCGGTGTGGCCGCCGCTGATCGTGAACGTGCGGATCGCGACCGCGAGCTCCGCGGCGCGCTCGTCGACGTCGATCCATCCGATCGCGCCGCAGTACACGCCGCGCCGAACCGGCTCGAGGTCCTCGATCGCCTGCATCACGCGCGGCTTCGGCGCGCCGGTGATCGACGCGGGCGGGAAGGTCGCGTGGATCAGGTCGGCGAGCCCGACCGACTCGCGCCGGCGCCCCTCGATCGTGCTCACGAGGTGGAACAGGCCCGGGTGCTCCTCGAGCGCGGCGAGCTCGAGCGTGCGCACGGAGCCCGGCTCGCACACGCGCCCGAGGTCGTTGCGCGCGAGATCGACGATCATCACGTGCTCGGCGCGGTCCTTCGTGCTGCCGAGCAGCGCCGCGCGATCCGCGTGCGTGCCCTTGATCGGTCGCGTCGTCACGCGCGTGCCGCGCAGTGAGAGGAACAGCTCGGGTGACGCGCACACGACCGCCGGGCAGTACGGCGCTTCGCGACCGAACGTCATCAGCGCGAGGTGCGGCGCGGGGTTCTGCCGGTCGAGCGCGAGGTAGAGCGCGCGCGGATCCGCGGCGCGCGGTGTCGAGAGTCGGCGCGTGAGGTTCACCTGGTAGCACTCGCCCGCGTCGAGCAGACCGTGGATCGACTTCACGCCCTCGACGTACGCGACGCGGTCGAGGCTCGACGTCCAGTGCTCGAGGCCGACCGGTTGCGTTCGCAGCTCCGAGCGGCGCGCATTCCACAGTGCGCGCTCGAGGCACAGCCGCGCGAGCCCGGTGCCTTCGACGACCGGCTCCTCGCCGGGCGTGAAGCGCACGCACGCGTCGTAGCGCGCGAGCGCGAGGTCGGGGATGGCGCGATCGGCCGCGGCCCAGGGCACGACCCGCTCGACCGCCCGGCCGAGGTCGTAGGCGAGGAAGCCGGCCCACCAGCCGCCTTCGCGCTCGATGGCGTCGAGCGCACGGAAGCCGTCGACCCCGTGGGCGACCCGCACGTGGGCGGGCTCGGCGGCGACGATCGTGCTCGCGCCGTCCCGGACGACCGCAACACCCGCCTCGAGCGACAGCTGCTCGAGCAGGGCAGGTACCGACAGCGCCTGCACCCACGGAGTTTACCGGCCGCACTCGCGGGCGTTCGCCGCTCGCGCGCTCCCGCCGGAACGCCACAATGGCGACCATGAACTACGACCTCTCAGAGGAGCAGGAACAGTTCCGGAAGGTCGTGCGCGACTTCGCCGAGTCGGAGATCGCGCCGCACGCCGCGCAGTGGGACCGCGACGAGGTGTTTCCGGTCGACACCGTGCTCGCCATGGGGGAGCTCGGTCTCTTCGGACTGCCGTTCCCGGCCGAGTACGGCGGCTCCGACAGCGACTTCCTCACGTACTGCCTCGCGATCGAGGAGATCGCGCGCGTCGACTCGTCGATGGCGATCACGCTCGAAGCCGGCGTCAGCCTCGGCGCGACCCCGTTCTTCCTGTCGGGTACCGAAGCGCAGAAGCAGGAGTACCTCGTGCCGATGGTGGCGGGCCGTGTGCTCGGTGCCTTCGGTCTCACCGAGGCCGAAGCGGGCTCGGACGCCGGCGCGACGCGCACGAAGGCGACGCTCGACGGCGACGAGTGGGTCGTCGACGGCAGCAAGACGTTCATCACGAACTCGGGTACGGCGATCACGAAGTGCGTGACGATCACCGCGCGCACGGGCCCCGACGAGATCTCGAACATCGTGGTCGACGCGGGCGCGCCCGGCTTCGAGGTCGCGCCGCCGTACCGGAAGCTCGGCTGGCACGCGAGCGACACGCACGAGCTCAACTTCAGCGAGTGCCGCGTTCCCGCGGACCATCTGCTCGGTGCGCGCGGCCGCGGCTTCCAGACGTTCCTCGCGATCCTCGACGGCGGTCGCGTCGCGATCGCCGCGCTCGCGGTCGGCCTCGCGCAGGCATGTCTCGACGCGTCGCTCGCGTACGCGCGCGAGCGCCAGGCGTTCGGCGGACCGATCGGCCGCTTCCAGTCGATCGCGTTCAAGTGCAGCGACATGGCGCTCGCCGTCGAGAACGCGCGCAACCTCACGTACAAGGCCGCGTGGCTGCGCGATCAGGGTCGGCCGCACCGTCAGGCCGCGGCGATGGCGAAGCTCTACTCGAGCGAGGTCGCGGTGAGCGCGACGCGCGACGCGGTGCAGATCCACGGCGGCTACGGCTTCATGGAGGATTCGCCGGTGAGTCGCCTGTACCGCGACGCGAAGATCCTCGAGATCGGCGAAGGCACGAGTGAGATCCAGCGCCTGGTGCTGGCCCGGGGCCTCGACCTGCCCGTGGAGTAGTAGCGCTCGCGCCGGAACGGGCGGTTCGCGGACCGCCCGACTCGCTCCCATCGCGCGTCGCGGAGCGGCGAGCGCAGCGAGCGTGACCATGGAGATGGCGGCCTCGGCCACTACGCTCGACGCGCTGTGGCCCCCCTCCGAGCAGAGTCGCTGCGGTCGCAGTGGCATGCGTTCGCCGCCCGCTTCGTCACCGCCCTCCTCGTCGTGTCGGTCATCACCGCGGGCGGCATCGGCTACGCGTACTGGTTCGCGAACGACCAGATCGTGAACCACACGAAGTCGGTCGTGATCGACAAGAAGGTGCTGCCGGACGTCAAGCCCACGCAGCCCGCGAACTATCTCATCGTCGGTTCGGACAGCCGCGCGTTCGTGAACGACCCGATCGCGCAGGAGCACTTCGGCGACCCGAAGTACCAGACCGGCCAGCGGTCGGACACGATCATGGTCGCCCACATCGATCCGAAGGCGCCGAACAAAGGCTTCCTGCTCTCGATCCCACGCGACCTCTGGGTGAACATCCCGGGC encodes the following:
- a CDS encoding anthranilate synthase component I family protein, whose product is MQALSVPALLEQLSLEAGVAVVRDGASTIVAAEPAHVRVAHGVDGFRALDAIEREGGWWAGFLAYDLGRAVERVVPWAAADRAIPDLALARYDACVRFTPGEEPVVEGTGLARLCLERALWNARRSELRTQPVGLEHWTSSLDRVAYVEGVKSIHGLLDAGECYQVNLTRRLSTPRAADPRALYLALDRQNPAPHLALMTFGREAPYCPAVVCASPELFLSLRGTRVTTRPIKGTHADRAALLGSTKDRAEHVMIVDLARNDLGRVCEPGSVRTLELAALEEHPGLFHLVSTIEGRRRESVGLADLIHATFPPASITGAPKPRVMQAIEDLEPVRRGVYCGAIGWIDVDERAAELAVAIRTFTISGGHTDLGVGGGIVADSDARSEWAETELKAARLLAAAGPDGASVAPTSARP
- a CDS encoding acyl-CoA dehydrogenase family protein, with translation MNYDLSEEQEQFRKVVRDFAESEIAPHAAQWDRDEVFPVDTVLAMGELGLFGLPFPAEYGGSDSDFLTYCLAIEEIARVDSSMAITLEAGVSLGATPFFLSGTEAQKQEYLVPMVAGRVLGAFGLTEAEAGSDAGATRTKATLDGDEWVVDGSKTFITNSGTAITKCVTITARTGPDEISNIVVDAGAPGFEVAPPYRKLGWHASDTHELNFSECRVPADHLLGARGRGFQTFLAILDGGRVAIAALAVGLAQACLDASLAYARERQAFGGPIGRFQSIAFKCSDMALAVENARNLTYKAAWLRDQGRPHRQAAAMAKLYSSEVAVSATRDAVQIHGGYGFMEDSPVSRLYRDAKILEIGEGTSEIQRLVLARGLDLPVE
- a CDS encoding aminotransferase class IV, whose protein sequence is MIVWVDGELVEAGAARLSPLDRGLVVGDGVFETLRVYGGVPFAWRRHLERLAHSAAGLGISLPSTGDLRAAADAVLTANDLREARLRLTVTA